In Mucilaginibacter celer, one DNA window encodes the following:
- a CDS encoding alpha/beta hydrolase — protein MKPKCLLALSAITFACGICRAQTASGPIAEDFKPSTYNQPGQDYPQVNSQGYARFRINAPQSDSIKVSLGLGGRGGTRLTKGADGVWTGTTEGPMDEGFHYYHLTIDGGVFNDPGTLNFYGSTRWESGIEIPAHDQDFYALKDVPHGNVQQILFPSKSTNTSRRAFVYTPPGYEKDKSKKYPVLYLQHGWGEDETAWSNQGHANLIMDNLIASGKIQPFIIVMTYGMTNGLRPGPNALRSFKIDPFQTVLTDELIPYVDAGFRTKADKAHRAMAGLSMGGMETHMITLNKPNLFAYYALLSGGIYTPDELKDKTKPKLIFISCGSKERPEGVKSAVETLKGAGYNAVSYVSENTAHEFLTWRRSLYELAPLLFKE, from the coding sequence ATGAAACCAAAATGCTTACTTGCCCTATCGGCCATCACATTTGCCTGTGGTATTTGCAGGGCGCAAACTGCTTCGGGTCCGATAGCCGAAGATTTCAAACCATCTACCTATAACCAGCCCGGGCAGGATTACCCGCAGGTGAATTCGCAGGGCTATGCCCGCTTTCGCATCAACGCCCCGCAGTCCGACAGTATAAAGGTTAGCCTTGGCCTGGGTGGACGCGGTGGCACCAGGCTTACAAAAGGAGCCGACGGCGTTTGGACGGGCACCACAGAAGGCCCCATGGATGAAGGATTTCACTACTACCATTTAACCATCGACGGAGGGGTATTTAACGATCCGGGCACGTTGAATTTTTATGGTTCCACACGCTGGGAAAGCGGCATTGAAATACCCGCGCACGATCAGGATTTTTACGCGCTTAAAGATGTACCACACGGCAATGTGCAGCAAATTCTGTTCCCATCTAAAAGCACCAATACCTCGCGGAGGGCTTTTGTTTATACTCCACCCGGATACGAAAAGGACAAATCAAAAAAATACCCGGTACTATACTTACAGCACGGCTGGGGCGAGGATGAAACCGCATGGAGTAACCAGGGCCACGCCAACCTCATTATGGATAACTTAATTGCAAGCGGTAAAATACAGCCATTTATTATAGTAATGACCTATGGCATGACCAATGGATTGAGGCCCGGCCCCAACGCATTAAGAAGTTTTAAAATTGATCCTTTTCAGACTGTTTTAACTGATGAACTTATCCCCTACGTTGATGCCGGCTTCCGTACAAAGGCCGACAAGGCTCACCGTGCTATGGCAGGCCTTTCAATGGGTGGTATGGAGACACACATGATCACCCTGAACAAGCCCAATCTGTTTGCTTATTATGCCCTGCTTAGCGGTGGCATTTATACACCGGATGAGCTGAAGGATAAGACAAAGCCCAAACTGATATTTATTAGTTGCGGCAGCAAGGAAAGGCCCGAAGGTGTTAAAAGTGCAGTGGAAACATTAAAGGGAGCCGGATACAACGCCGTATCG
- a CDS encoding hybrid sensor histidine kinase/response regulator transcription factor has translation MRRTIFAVLTCIARVVLVRAALMLLCIPVYAQKPNLKFTALTTKQGLMGNAVTAILKDNSGMIWIGTSESLNRYDGKRFKVYPLSTKRQVELGSNEISGISMDHSGTLWVSTIGYGLYYYDRAADVFQSFTSPLKGQRISQGVVTAVCANSKDYIWVGTVNGLDVINPDRKHINHIETGTDKPGGIPVKTINYIFEDSYGRMWVCTGAGLYLYDEAHKRFKGFRHQKNDPGSLPSDVVMTVAEDKMGNVWVGTANGLSRLATDGEHFTNYCYNDKDEHSLCGDIVYSVAAEDKNHIWVGTEGGLNIMDINTGQSIRYRHDPRDPYSLNSKSIRNIYIDPKGIYWVGTYMGGINKYDKNLTLFNYVQPTELDPYGLSTPIVSSFAQKNDNELYVGSDGGGLSIFNNKTNRFSHVLIQPKEKINSAGLPILAMLLDRRKQLWIGTFGHGVFKLNTANNAYTQFTGGKGKQNISQNNIFCFQEDHFGNVWIGTNGAGVDIFDAKADTFRRFAPSFSAAKGYKLPSNGYIRAFEEDRDGNMWIGSYGTGIAIYNPATGVFETLNPTNTGLPIAEVVSLKKDADGNMWIGTNGDGLFCYNHFQKKITAFKYNNQLPNGVICKILQDKTSNIWFSTNEGIGRIDPADQKLYVYCHDNGLQNNVFLNGAGIIAADGTLYFGGVDGFNYFKSSDVRFNKNVPPVVLTTLSVDSKRISPDHDNPQPINISEDKQITIKYKQDFTISFVALNYTLPQQNKYSYILEGFSNSWKNAGTSTTASYTNLDPGEYTFRVRASNNDGKWNDTGASLKIIVKPPFWMTIYAYIFYVLLAFGVLLLIRRQGVKKLKKKLHDEQERKAAEARHELDEMKIKFLTNLSHEFRTPISLIMAPVDKLLEQPNTEPVTEQLSVIKRNSRRLLNLVNQLLDFRKLEENELKLNLVEGEFISFVREVADSFYDLANRKKINTIFKTAGERLFAKFDHDKVERILFNLLSNAFKFTMAGGQITVEVTAPVVSADGNSYQLSISVADTGTGISPDQVKHVFDRFYQADAQPAILNQGSGIGLSITRELVLLHGGEISVESEPGKGSTFSLTILLPVINLSETAIRNEIASEAVAEIIDEETEIKPRSGSATGVNPPHVLIIEDNDEMRHYLADNLGANYKVSEAVNGRDGWHKALAVHPDLIVSDISMPYMDGIQLSCKLRADKRTSHIPIILLTAMASQKEQLAGLELGVNDYLTKPFNFDILNIKIKNLLHLNKSLKETYQKKIKVIPADMDIESSSERFIKDVVMYIEKNMNNPKFSVEEISHHFSMSRGSFYSKITELTGEPPVEFIRSIKLDKATVLLEKTDLTIAEIAYSIGFSTPHYFTKSFKAKYNILPSEYRVKKGSVKSVA, from the coding sequence ATGCGCAGAACTATTTTTGCGGTGCTTACCTGTATTGCGCGCGTTGTATTGGTGCGGGCTGCTTTAATGCTGCTTTGCATCCCGGTATATGCACAAAAACCTAACCTTAAATTTACTGCGCTAACCACCAAACAGGGTTTAATGGGTAATGCCGTAACCGCTATTTTAAAGGATAACAGCGGCATGATATGGATAGGCACCTCAGAAAGCCTGAACAGGTATGATGGCAAGCGGTTTAAGGTTTATCCGCTTAGCACTAAAAGGCAGGTTGAACTCGGTTCGAACGAAATAAGCGGGATAAGCATGGACCATAGTGGTACGCTTTGGGTGAGCACTATTGGTTACGGTCTTTATTATTACGATAGGGCTGCAGACGTTTTTCAAAGCTTTACATCTCCTTTAAAAGGCCAGCGCATAAGCCAGGGTGTGGTAACTGCTGTTTGTGCAAATAGCAAGGACTATATCTGGGTGGGCACCGTAAACGGACTCGATGTGATTAATCCCGACCGGAAGCATATCAACCATATCGAAACCGGAACAGATAAACCGGGCGGGATTCCGGTTAAAACCATAAACTATATTTTTGAGGATAGCTATGGCAGGATGTGGGTATGTACCGGTGCGGGCCTTTATTTATACGATGAGGCGCACAAGCGCTTTAAAGGGTTCCGTCATCAAAAAAATGATCCCGGCAGCCTGCCTTCGGATGTTGTGATGACTGTAGCCGAGGATAAAATGGGTAATGTGTGGGTAGGTACCGCAAATGGCCTGAGCCGCCTGGCAACAGACGGTGAGCATTTTACCAATTATTGCTACAATGATAAGGATGAGCACTCATTATGCGGCGATATTGTTTACAGCGTTGCTGCCGAGGATAAGAACCATATTTGGGTGGGTACAGAGGGGGGGCTTAACATTATGGATATCAATACCGGGCAATCCATCCGCTACCGTCACGATCCCCGCGATCCGTATAGCCTTAACAGCAAATCCATCCGCAATATTTACATCGACCCCAAAGGTATTTATTGGGTTGGTACTTATATGGGCGGCATCAATAAGTACGACAAGAACCTCACTTTATTTAATTATGTGCAACCTACCGAGTTGGATCCCTATGGTTTAAGTACGCCCATTGTATCATCATTTGCTCAGAAAAATGATAATGAGTTGTATGTAGGTTCAGATGGCGGCGGCTTGAGCATCTTCAATAACAAAACCAACCGCTTCAGCCACGTACTTATTCAGCCTAAGGAAAAAATAAATTCGGCAGGCCTTCCTATTTTGGCAATGTTGCTTGATCGCAGAAAACAATTATGGATAGGAACATTTGGCCACGGCGTTTTTAAACTCAATACTGCAAATAATGCCTACACACAATTTACAGGCGGTAAAGGAAAGCAAAACATCAGTCAAAATAATATTTTCTGTTTCCAGGAAGACCATTTCGGTAACGTATGGATTGGTACCAACGGGGCCGGTGTAGATATTTTTGATGCTAAAGCGGATACCTTCCGCCGGTTTGCACCGTCGTTTTCGGCTGCAAAAGGGTACAAGCTTCCGTCGAACGGCTACATCAGGGCATTTGAAGAGGATAGGGATGGCAATATGTGGATCGGGTCGTATGGAACCGGAATAGCGATATATAATCCGGCTACCGGAGTGTTCGAAACGCTGAACCCCACTAATACCGGCTTACCTATAGCCGAGGTGGTGTCGTTAAAAAAGGATGCTGATGGCAATATGTGGATAGGTACCAATGGCGATGGACTTTTTTGTTATAATCATTTCCAAAAAAAAATAACCGCTTTTAAATATAACAACCAGTTGCCAAACGGCGTGATTTGTAAAATTTTACAGGATAAAACGAGTAATATATGGTTTAGTACTAACGAGGGCATTGGTCGGATTGATCCGGCAGACCAAAAACTTTACGTTTACTGTCATGATAATGGCCTTCAAAATAATGTGTTTTTAAACGGCGCCGGAATCATTGCTGCTGATGGCACGCTTTATTTTGGTGGTGTTGATGGTTTTAATTACTTTAAGTCTTCGGATGTCAGGTTCAATAAAAATGTACCGCCGGTTGTGTTAACCACCTTGAGCGTAGATAGTAAACGGATTTCGCCTGATCATGACAATCCTCAGCCCATCAACATCAGCGAGGATAAGCAAATTACCATTAAGTATAAGCAGGATTTTACCATCAGCTTTGTGGCGCTTAATTATACGCTTCCGCAGCAAAATAAATATTCGTACATATTGGAGGGATTTAGTAATTCCTGGAAAAATGCGGGTACGTCCACAACCGCCAGTTATACCAACCTTGATCCCGGCGAATACACCTTCAGGGTTCGGGCTTCCAATAACGACGGCAAATGGAATGATACCGGCGCTTCGTTGAAAATTATAGTGAAACCACCTTTCTGGATGACTATATATGCCTATATATTTTACGTTTTGCTTGCTTTTGGTGTGTTGTTGCTCATCCGCAGGCAAGGCGTTAAAAAGCTTAAAAAGAAACTGCACGATGAGCAGGAACGTAAAGCGGCCGAAGCCCGGCATGAGCTTGATGAGATGAAGATTAAGTTTTTAACCAACCTGAGTCATGAGTTCCGTACGCCGATCTCATTAATTATGGCACCGGTTGATAAGCTTTTGGAGCAACCGAACACCGAACCTGTTACGGAACAATTGAGTGTTATTAAAAGAAATTCGCGCAGGTTGTTAAACCTGGTTAATCAGTTGCTCGATTTCAGGAAGCTTGAAGAGAACGAGCTTAAGCTGAATTTGGTTGAGGGCGAATTTATATCATTTGTGCGCGAAGTTGCCGATTCGTTTTACGACCTGGCTAACCGTAAAAAGATCAATACCATATTTAAAACAGCAGGCGAGCGCTTGTTTGCAAAATTTGATCATGATAAAGTGGAGCGGATTTTATTTAACCTGTTATCCAACGCTTTCAAATTTACGATGGCAGGCGGGCAAATTACAGTGGAAGTTACCGCTCCCGTAGTATCTGCCGATGGCAATTCATATCAGCTCAGCATCTCGGTTGCGGATACAGGCACAGGGATTTCGCCCGATCAGGTAAAGCATGTTTTTGACAGGTTTTACCAGGCCGATGCACAGCCTGCCATTCTTAACCAGGGCAGCGGAATAGGTTTATCCATAACCCGCGAGCTTGTGCTGTTGCATGGCGGCGAAATAAGCGTAGAAAGTGAACCGGGTAAAGGATCAACATTTTCTTTAACTATTTTATTGCCGGTAATTAATTTGTCAGAAACTGCAATCCGCAATGAAATCGCCAGCGAAGCAGTTGCCGAAATTATTGATGAGGAAACTGAAATTAAACCCCGGTCAGGCTCTGCAACAGGCGTTAACCCTCCTCATGTATTAATTATTGAAGATAATGATGAGATGAGGCATTATCTGGCCGATAACCTCGGTGCCAACTACAAAGTATCGGAGGCTGTTAACGGCCGGGACGGATGGCACAAAGCGCTTGCCGTGCACCCCGATTTGATAGTCAGTGATATCAGCATGCCTTATATGGATGGGATCCAGCTAAGCTGTAAGCTCCGGGCTGATAAACGAACAAGTCACATCCCGATTATTTTATTAACTGCCATGGCCAGTCAAAAGGAACAACTTGCTGGTTTGGAATTGGGGGTGAACGACTACCTAACCAAGCCTTTCAACTTCGATATCCTGAATATCAAGATCAAAAACCTGTTGCATTTAAATAAGTCGCTTAAGGAAACCTATCAGAAGAAAATTAAGGTTATTCCTGCGGATATGGATATCGAATCTTCGTCCGAACGGTTTATTAAAGATGTGGTGATGTATATTGAGAAAAATATGAACAATCCTAAATTTTCTGTCGAAGAGATCAGCCATCACTTTAGCATGAGCCGCGGATCGTTTTATAGCAAGATCACCGAGCTCACCGGCGAACCGCCCGTAGAATTTATCCGCTCGATAAAACTGGATAAGGCAACGGTATTGTTGGAAAAAACCGATCTGACCATTGCCGAGATCGCTTATTCCATCGGTTTTTCAACGCCTCATTACTTTACCAAATCATTCAAGGCAAAATATAATATCCTGCCATCCGAATACCGGGTGAAAAAGGGAAGCGTTAAGAGTGTTGCTTAA
- a CDS encoding sialate O-acetylesterase gives MKAKSFFLSLFVIIVLLAGKASAQNKKFYIFLCFGQSNMEGNARIQPQDTIVDPRLQVLETVNCPNLKRSKGNWYTAVPPLARCNTGLTPADYFGRTLIANLPGDITVGIVNVSVAGCKIELFQKDIFKDYAATAPAWMVNMINEYGGNPYGHLVEMAKIAQKYGVIKGILLHQGESNPNDTLWTQKVKGIYTMLMKDLHLKARKVPLLAGELVNEDQGGKCAAMNGIIDKLPEVISNAYVINSAGCPAAPDKLHFTAGGYRMLGTRYGLKMLELLGYKAMVTSDPLPVQTKGNSGK, from the coding sequence ATGAAAGCAAAAAGCTTTTTTCTTTCCCTGTTTGTGATTATTGTGTTGCTCGCCGGCAAGGCATCGGCCCAAAACAAAAAGTTTTATATTTTTTTATGCTTTGGCCAATCCAACATGGAAGGCAATGCACGCATACAGCCACAGGATACTATTGTGGATCCGCGTTTACAGGTATTGGAAACTGTTAATTGCCCCAACCTTAAACGCAGCAAAGGCAACTGGTACACGGCGGTACCGCCGCTGGCCCGCTGTAATACCGGCCTTACCCCTGCTGATTACTTTGGCCGCACCTTAATAGCCAACCTGCCCGGGGATATAACCGTGGGTATTGTTAACGTATCGGTAGCGGGCTGTAAGATTGAATTATTTCAGAAAGATATTTTTAAAGATTATGCTGCCACGGCACCCGCATGGATGGTGAATATGATTAATGAATACGGGGGCAATCCCTATGGTCATTTGGTGGAGATGGCTAAAATAGCACAAAAATATGGCGTGATTAAAGGGATCTTGCTGCACCAGGGCGAATCAAACCCCAATGATACCCTCTGGACACAAAAAGTGAAAGGGATTTATACTATGCTGATGAAAGACCTTCATTTAAAAGCCAGAAAAGTGCCGTTATTGGCCGGCGAATTGGTTAACGAGGATCAGGGCGGTAAATGCGCCGCTATGAATGGTATAATTGATAAACTCCCGGAGGTTATCTCAAACGCCTACGTGATTAACTCGGCCGGTTGCCCGGCAGCACCCGACAAACTTCATTTTACGGCCGGGGGGTACCGGATGTTAGGCACAAGATATGGGCTAAAAATGCTTGAGCTGCTGGGTTATAAGGCGATGGTTACTTCCGATCCTTTGCCTGTTCAAACAAAGGGAAACTCAGGCAAATAA
- the xyl3A gene encoding xylan 1,4-beta-xylosidase, which translates to MNLKQCLLISTLFFNTIYASAQKLPYQNPKLPSEVRAKDLVKRLTLKEKVGLMKDISDAIPRFGIKKFNWWSEALHGYANQGPVTVFPEPIGMAASFDDQLLFHVFDAVSDEARAKNNDYKKKGESQRFHDLSVWTPNVNIFRDPRWGRGQETYGEDPYLTSRMGVSVVKGLQGPADGRYRKLLACAKHYAVHSGPEWSRHEININNVSARDLWETYLPAFKSLVTEADVREVMCAYQRLDDEPCCGNSRLLGQILRQDWGFKYLVVSDCGAITDFYRTHKSSSDAAHASAKAVLSGTDVECVGYAFDKIPDAVARGLIREKDIDVSVVRLMTQRFELGEMDKDELVPWTKIPLSVVNSPAHQKLALDMARETMTLLQNKNNILPLSKKVQKVAIIGPNADDSPMLWGNYNGTPASTINILDGIRSKLSPGQIIYDKACDITDDKVTETGITESGADGQPGIKATYWNNRNMEGNPVITTRVTGPMSLTTFGAHQFAQGVNTEDFSAKYETVYKPSITGDIVFKLECTGWGELLIDGKTVLRNGSWRLIPGRYVLQAEAGKSYKVELRYKQLNNWAANLFFNFGKEVSITYDALINKVNDADVVIFAGGISPRLEGEEMPIQLPGFKGGDRTDIELPAVQRNCLAALKNAGKKVVFINCSGSAVGLVPETGNCEAILQAWYGGESGGQAVADVLFGDYDPAGHLPVTFYKSINQLPDFSDYQMKGRTYRFLDQEPLFPFGFGLSYTTFSIGDAKLSKNTISANETVQLSVPVNNTGRRDGTEILQVYVHKIGDTDGPVKTLRAFKRVALPAGKTALAAINLPPKSFEFFDAENGVVKVSPGDYEVLYGSSSDKVDLKAVKLSIK; encoded by the coding sequence ATGAACCTTAAACAATGTTTACTGATAAGTACATTATTTTTTAATACTATTTACGCAAGCGCACAGAAATTGCCCTATCAAAACCCAAAACTACCATCGGAAGTTAGGGCAAAAGATTTGGTGAAGCGGCTTACCCTTAAAGAAAAAGTGGGCCTGATGAAAGATATATCCGATGCGATACCCCGTTTCGGCATAAAAAAATTTAACTGGTGGAGCGAAGCGCTGCACGGTTATGCCAACCAGGGCCCGGTAACCGTATTCCCTGAACCTATAGGTATGGCAGCGTCCTTTGATGATCAGCTACTATTTCATGTTTTTGATGCTGTATCCGACGAGGCAAGAGCTAAAAACAATGATTACAAGAAAAAAGGGGAGAGCCAGCGTTTTCACGACTTATCTGTATGGACACCGAATGTCAATATCTTTCGCGATCCGCGTTGGGGGCGCGGGCAGGAAACTTACGGAGAGGACCCCTACCTTACCTCGCGCATGGGTGTGTCGGTTGTAAAGGGTTTGCAAGGGCCGGCGGATGGGCGATATCGTAAATTGCTGGCTTGCGCAAAGCACTACGCCGTACACTCAGGGCCGGAGTGGAGCCGCCACGAAATAAATATCAACAACGTAAGCGCGCGCGATTTATGGGAAACCTACCTGCCTGCATTTAAGTCGCTGGTTACCGAAGCCGATGTGCGCGAAGTGATGTGCGCCTACCAGCGGCTTGATGATGAACCCTGCTGCGGCAACAGCCGTTTGCTCGGCCAGATTTTACGGCAGGACTGGGGCTTTAAATACCTCGTAGTATCCGATTGCGGAGCCATTACCGATTTTTACCGCACTCATAAATCTTCGTCGGATGCTGCACATGCATCGGCTAAAGCGGTATTATCCGGTACTGATGTGGAATGCGTAGGCTATGCCTTTGACAAGATCCCGGATGCCGTTGCCCGCGGTTTAATCAGGGAAAAGGATATCGATGTTAGTGTAGTAAGGTTAATGACCCAGCGCTTTGAATTAGGTGAGATGGATAAGGACGAATTAGTTCCGTGGACAAAGATCCCGCTTTCGGTAGTTAACTCACCTGCGCATCAAAAACTGGCGCTCGATATGGCACGTGAAACCATGACCTTGCTTCAAAACAAAAACAACATCCTGCCCTTAAGCAAAAAAGTTCAGAAAGTGGCAATAATTGGCCCTAACGCCGATGATTCGCCAATGCTTTGGGGCAACTATAACGGCACGCCTGCAAGTACCATCAATATTCTTGACGGGATCAGATCGAAATTAAGTCCCGGCCAGATCATTTATGATAAGGCCTGCGATATAACCGACGATAAGGTTACCGAAACCGGTATTACTGAAAGTGGTGCGGATGGCCAGCCGGGTATCAAAGCCACTTACTGGAATAATCGAAACATGGAGGGTAACCCCGTTATAACTACCCGGGTAACAGGGCCGATGTCGCTTACTACCTTCGGTGCGCACCAATTTGCCCAGGGTGTTAATACTGAAGATTTTTCAGCAAAGTATGAAACCGTTTATAAACCATCCATCACCGGCGATATTGTTTTTAAACTGGAATGCACCGGTTGGGGAGAACTGCTGATTGATGGAAAAACGGTATTGCGTAATGGTAGCTGGCGTTTAATTCCGGGGCGTTATGTACTACAGGCGGAGGCCGGGAAAAGCTATAAAGTTGAATTGCGTTATAAGCAGCTCAACAACTGGGCTGCAAACCTGTTCTTTAACTTTGGTAAAGAAGTATCAATAACTTACGATGCGTTGATTAACAAGGTTAACGATGCAGACGTAGTGATCTTTGCGGGCGGTATCTCGCCCCGCCTGGAAGGTGAAGAAATGCCTATTCAGTTACCCGGCTTCAAAGGCGGCGACCGTACCGATATTGAATTGCCGGCCGTGCAACGCAACTGTCTTGCAGCGCTTAAAAACGCCGGCAAAAAGGTGGTGTTCATAAACTGTTCAGGATCAGCAGTTGGTCTCGTGCCCGAAACCGGTAATTGTGAAGCTATTTTACAGGCATGGTATGGAGGTGAATCTGGAGGGCAGGCAGTTGCCGATGTATTGTTTGGTGATTATGACCCTGCCGGCCATCTCCCGGTTACATTTTATAAAAGCATTAACCAACTGCCCGATTTTAGCGATTACCAAATGAAAGGGCGCACCTACCGCTTCCTGGATCAGGAACCTTTATTTCCATTTGGCTTCGGTTTAAGCTATACCACGTTTAGCATAGGTGATGCAAAGCTGAGTAAAAATACTATTAGTGCTAACGAAACAGTACAGTTATCGGTACCCGTAAATAACACCGGCAGGCGTGATGGTACAGAAATATTGCAGGTTTACGTTCATAAAATTGGCGATACCGATGGGCCTGTTAAAACCTTACGGGCCTTTAAGCGCGTGGCCCTGCCTGCGGGAAAGACTGCCCTGGCAGCTATTAATTTACCGCCAAAGTCCTTTGAATTTTTTGATGCTGAAAACGGTGTGGTAAAGGTATCTCCGGGTGATTATGAAGTGCTTTATGGCAGCAGTTCGGACAAGGTTGATTTAAAGGCTGTTAAGCTATCTATTAAATAG